Proteins from one Mucilaginibacter jinjuensis genomic window:
- a CDS encoding SusC/RagA family TonB-linked outer membrane protein — MKKLLCMLLTCFITFESGTLLAFSNHKMSIIIPPVDVSGTVKDNKGEPLIGVSIKIQGTSTGTLTDAKGVFHLHVADNAVLIFTYTGFKQISVPVNGLTNMNITMEEEATMLKEVVAVGYGVQRKSDVTGSTATVSAKEIAKRPLERVEQALQGTTPGVTVQSNSGQPGAGLSVRIRGANSITGSNEPLYVIDGYIGGSIESISPGDIQSIEVLKDASATAIYGSRGANGVVLVTTKTGHIGKPTVDFSAWFSKAMVPKQLDLMNAYDFARTVNAQFATTGNPPAFNDAQLAGFQSNPGTDWQKEIEQKPWIRNYQVDVNGGSADANYFISFNHLDQPGLIKNQWYNRSTLRANLGLKLNDKMDVKFYITTLLPNSRNTGYAGDITDPFAQASQWDPTVPVKDANGDYILKSQYASNQINPVAQARNQAVDNSTTNVTGTGVFTYNIVKGLTFTSNDTYETQSQVTRILYGPETSLGLVGGDYAQTNNNYYRSYQSSNFFTYKAALGNHAFTVTALYELKNAQSTNDNAQSKNLSTYALGYYNLGLGATQLTTSGYSQDELQSFMGRVNYSYKDKYLLTASVRSDGSSHLTQKYSTFPSVAVGWNVAREEFMQDNKIFSDLKFRASWGKTGNQAVPAYATIAQISSGGPAYYYDGTTPTVTTPLGSPVSTSLKWETTTTTDAGLDASFFKGRLTFTADAYYKKVTNLLYNYQAPFYLGGGNYLRNIGSLENKGIEFAIGGTPVAGHDITWTTNFNISFNRNKVLDMGGLDNVVVNGIGSAQNGVAILKVGKPLGEFYGYQFLGTWKTSEAAQAALYGMKPGDAKYADLNGDHKYSTDDLTEIGNGTPSYTFGFINDVTYGRFTLSFMFQGTHGNQIFSGTIPYTLGGLGDARNATSKTALNIWTPANQTDVPTFSSTSQNFINSSRFVYNASYIKLKNLALNYNIPTGVLEHIKIKKLEVYVSGQNLFTITKYPGYDPEVSNATNALTAGLETGVIPNPRTYTMGLRATL; from the coding sequence ATGAAAAAACTTTTATGTATGTTATTGACATGTTTTATAACCTTCGAAAGCGGCACTCTACTGGCATTTTCGAATCATAAAATGTCAATAATTATCCCGCCTGTCGACGTTAGCGGAACAGTGAAGGATAACAAAGGCGAACCCCTGATTGGTGTCAGCATTAAAATACAAGGTACATCTACCGGTACACTTACAGATGCCAAGGGCGTGTTTCATTTACACGTTGCCGATAACGCTGTTTTAATTTTTACCTATACCGGTTTCAAACAAATAAGCGTACCTGTTAACGGCCTTACTAACATGAACATCACCATGGAAGAAGAAGCGACCATGCTGAAAGAAGTAGTGGCAGTAGGTTACGGTGTGCAGCGTAAAAGCGATGTAACAGGATCAACAGCTACAGTATCGGCAAAAGAAATTGCTAAGCGACCACTGGAACGCGTTGAGCAAGCTTTACAAGGTACTACCCCAGGTGTTACCGTACAAAGTAACAGTGGCCAGCCTGGAGCCGGCCTTAGCGTAAGGATCCGCGGCGCTAACTCTATCACCGGTTCAAATGAGCCGCTTTATGTAATAGACGGGTATATCGGTGGCAGTATCGAGTCAATCAGTCCGGGTGATATCCAGTCTATCGAGGTATTGAAAGATGCTTCGGCCACAGCCATCTACGGTTCACGCGGTGCTAACGGTGTGGTATTGGTAACTACTAAAACAGGCCATATCGGCAAACCTACTGTTGATTTCAGCGCATGGTTTAGCAAGGCTATGGTACCAAAACAACTGGATTTAATGAATGCGTATGATTTTGCCCGCACGGTAAATGCGCAGTTTGCTACCACAGGTAACCCGCCTGCATTTAATGATGCGCAACTTGCCGGTTTTCAATCAAACCCTGGTACCGATTGGCAAAAAGAAATAGAACAAAAGCCCTGGATCAGAAATTACCAGGTTGATGTTAACGGAGGTTCGGCCGATGCTAACTATTTTATTTCGTTCAACCACCTCGATCAGCCCGGTTTAATTAAAAACCAATGGTATAACCGGTCTACCTTAAGAGCAAACCTTGGCCTTAAGCTTAATGATAAAATGGACGTTAAATTTTATATCACCACATTGCTGCCTAACAGCCGCAACACAGGTTATGCCGGCGATATAACAGACCCATTTGCACAGGCCAGCCAATGGGATCCTACGGTACCTGTAAAAGATGCCAACGGCGATTACATCCTTAAATCGCAATATGCATCTAACCAGATTAACCCGGTTGCACAAGCCCGTAATCAAGCTGTTGATAACAGTACAACCAATGTTACCGGTACAGGTGTGTTTACCTACAACATTGTAAAGGGTTTAACATTTACCTCTAACGATACTTACGAAACACAATCGCAGGTAACCCGTATCTTATACGGGCCGGAAACCAGCCTTGGTTTGGTAGGTGGCGATTATGCGCAAACTAACAATAACTATTATAGATCATATCAAAGCAGTAACTTCTTTACCTATAAAGCTGCATTGGGTAACCATGCGTTTACTGTAACCGCCTTATATGAGTTGAAAAATGCACAGTCAACCAATGATAATGCACAGTCAAAAAACCTGTCTACCTATGCATTAGGTTATTATAACCTTGGCTTAGGTGCTACGCAGCTAACTACCTCGGGCTACTCGCAGGATGAGTTGCAGTCATTTATGGGTCGTGTTAACTACTCTTATAAAGATAAGTACCTGTTAACTGCCAGTGTACGTTCAGATGGTTCATCACACTTAACCCAAAAATACAGCACATTCCCATCTGTGGCTGTAGGATGGAATGTTGCCCGCGAAGAATTTATGCAGGACAATAAGATCTTCTCTGATTTAAAATTCAGGGCAAGCTGGGGTAAAACAGGTAACCAGGCAGTACCGGCTTATGCTACTATAGCACAAATAAGCAGCGGTGGCCCGGCTTATTATTATGATGGTACCACGCCAACAGTTACCACACCATTAGGTTCACCGGTATCAACCTCTTTGAAATGGGAAACAACAACTACTACAGATGCAGGTTTGGATGCATCATTCTTTAAAGGCCGTTTAACTTTTACTGCCGATGCTTATTACAAAAAGGTTACCAACCTGTTGTACAATTACCAGGCGCCATTTTATTTAGGCGGTGGCAATTACCTGCGTAACATTGGTAGTTTAGAAAATAAAGGTATTGAGTTTGCCATTGGCGGTACACCGGTTGCAGGCCATGATATTACATGGACAACCAACTTCAATATCTCATTCAACAGAAACAAAGTATTGGATATGGGTGGTTTAGACAACGTGGTTGTAAACGGTATCGGATCTGCGCAAAATGGTGTAGCTATACTTAAAGTTGGCAAACCATTAGGCGAGTTTTATGGCTACCAGTTTTTAGGAACATGGAAAACCAGCGAAGCGGCACAGGCTGCACTATATGGTATGAAACCGGGTGACGCTAAATACGCTGATTTAAACGGTGACCACAAATACAGCACTGATGATTTAACCGAAATTGGTAACGGTACCCCAAGCTATACTTTTGGCTTCATCAATGATGTTACTTATGGTCGTTTTACACTGAGCTTTATGTTCCAGGGTACGCATGGCAACCAGATCTTCTCGGGTACTATTCCGTACACTTTAGGTGGTTTGGGCGATGCGCGTAACGCAACCTCAAAAACTGCTTTAAATATCTGGACACCTGCAAACCAAACAGATGTACCAACCTTTAGCAGCACCAGTCAGAATTTTATTAACAGCAGCCGTTTCGTATATAACGCAAGCTACATCAAGCTTAAAAACCTTGCGCTGAACTATAATATCCCGACAGGTGTGTTAGAGCATATCAAAATCAAAAAACTTGAAGTATATGTGAGCGGGCAAAATCTATTTACAATTACCAAATATCCTGGTTACGACCCAGAGGTAAGCAATGCTACCAATGCGCTTACTGCTGGTTTAGAAACCGGTGTAATACCTAACCCGCGTACTTACACTATGGGTTTAAGGGCCACATTATAA
- a CDS encoding glycoside hydrolase family 3 N-terminal domain-containing protein, with amino-acid sequence MNLFTYKKLAGYALAISALLAFKEYKAPLYPYKDARLPVEKRVADLLSRMTTDEKIRQLDMFWGKEISDLQGRHEASSFSEEKTAKMFGTLGAGSIHDFYPLTADLSNQVQKYAIEHTRLGIPVLFIEEGLHGYSGKGSTSFPIPLQLASSWDTSLVHKVGRVIATEARAHGTDMILGPVLCLPHDPRWGRVEETYGEDPFLDAANGVAMVRGLQGSGLSSNNSVIAEPKHFAVHGIPEAGSNTAPVNIGEREARSTFLYVFEKAVREGGAMGMMAAYSELDGVPCVDNKWLLTDVLRKEWGFKGFVLSDLGAIKMSLENHHIATDTSDALAQTFNAGLNMQFYDFSHQGFMDAVKKAINDKKLSIEQLNKTVADVLKVKFLLGLFDHPYIDNALVSKVFHTEQSQQLSLKAAQEGIVLLKNEQSVLPLKSNVKSIAVIGSLAESTYLGGYSNTEDKAISILDGLKQRGGDLKIHFEKGYSSDSTQSGLNLKDKAVDLAKNSDAVILVLGEDLSIVGEGKDRAGLDLDERQLNLAKALQATGKPVVAVLANGRPLCINWVAQHIPAVVESWFAGEKSGLAIADVLLGKVNPSGKLPITFPRSVGQIPFYYNHKPTSYHKYVDEKDTPLFSFGHGLSYTTFKYDDIKLSSTKVALNQDIKVSVKITNSGNVAGTEVAQLYIRDVVSSVTTPVMSLKGFQRVSLNPGESRVVEFTVKSAELALWNRQMKHVVEPGEFKVMVGSSSADIRQQGSFRVTAN; translated from the coding sequence ATGAACTTGTTTACATACAAAAAACTGGCCGGTTATGCACTTGCAATAAGTGCATTGCTTGCCTTTAAAGAATATAAAGCACCCTTATACCCCTACAAAGATGCCCGCTTACCTGTTGAAAAACGGGTAGCCGATTTACTTAGCCGCATGACCACGGATGAGAAAATAAGGCAGTTGGATATGTTTTGGGGCAAAGAGATCAGCGATTTGCAAGGAAGGCACGAAGCTTCTTCTTTTTCGGAAGAAAAGACGGCCAAAATGTTCGGCACTTTAGGCGCGGGTTCCATTCATGACTTTTATCCGCTTACGGCAGATCTATCAAACCAGGTGCAGAAATACGCGATAGAACATACCCGTTTAGGCATCCCGGTTTTGTTTATCGAAGAAGGTTTGCATGGTTATTCGGGCAAAGGAAGTACTTCTTTCCCGATACCCTTGCAACTGGCCAGCTCATGGGATACTTCATTGGTTCACAAGGTAGGCCGTGTAATTGCCACCGAAGCACGTGCACATGGAACAGACATGATCTTAGGACCTGTACTTTGCTTACCCCACGACCCACGTTGGGGCCGTGTTGAAGAAACTTATGGCGAAGACCCTTTTCTGGATGCTGCTAACGGCGTAGCGATGGTTAGAGGTTTACAGGGATCTGGCTTGAGTAGCAACAATTCGGTAATTGCCGAGCCTAAGCACTTTGCTGTTCACGGTATCCCCGAAGCGGGAAGTAATACAGCACCGGTAAACATCGGCGAGCGCGAAGCAAGATCAACCTTTTTATATGTGTTCGAGAAAGCAGTACGCGAAGGTGGTGCAATGGGTATGATGGCCGCCTACAGCGAACTGGATGGTGTGCCTTGTGTAGATAATAAATGGTTGCTAACCGATGTGCTGCGTAAGGAGTGGGGTTTCAAAGGTTTTGTACTGTCTGATCTGGGCGCTATCAAGATGTCGCTCGAGAATCATCATATCGCTACAGATACCAGCGATGCATTGGCGCAAACCTTTAACGCGGGGCTAAACATGCAGTTTTATGATTTTAGCCACCAGGGATTTATGGATGCGGTGAAGAAAGCCATCAATGATAAAAAACTAAGCATCGAACAACTTAATAAAACTGTTGCCGATGTATTGAAGGTGAAGTTTTTGTTGGGTTTATTTGATCATCCATATATTGACAATGCATTGGTCAGCAAAGTTTTCCATACCGAACAAAGCCAGCAATTATCACTGAAAGCTGCGCAGGAAGGTATTGTGTTGTTGAAGAACGAGCAGTCAGTACTTCCCTTAAAATCAAATGTAAAATCAATAGCAGTTATCGGCTCACTGGCAGAGAGTACGTATTTGGGAGGCTATTCTAATACCGAAGATAAAGCCATTTCTATTTTAGATGGTTTGAAGCAACGCGGAGGTGATCTGAAGATCCATTTCGAAAAAGGTTATTCTTCTGATTCGACACAAAGCGGTCTTAATCTTAAAGATAAAGCCGTTGATCTGGCTAAAAACTCTGATGCGGTAATTTTAGTTTTGGGCGAAGACCTGAGCATAGTAGGCGAGGGGAAAGACCGCGCCGGTCTTGACTTGGATGAACGCCAACTTAACTTAGCAAAAGCTTTGCAGGCAACAGGTAAACCAGTTGTTGCAGTGCTGGCAAATGGCAGGCCATTATGTATTAACTGGGTAGCGCAGCATATCCCTGCAGTTGTAGAGAGCTGGTTTGCCGGCGAAAAATCTGGTTTGGCTATTGCCGATGTATTGTTGGGTAAAGTTAATCCATCCGGCAAATTGCCGATTACTTTTCCGCGTTCGGTTGGGCAAATCCCTTTTTATTATAATCATAAACCAACCTCGTATCATAAATATGTGGACGAAAAAGATACGCCGTTATTTTCCTTCGGTCATGGGTTAAGCTATACCACTTTTAAGTATGATGATATTAAACTTTCATCAACCAAAGTTGCGCTTAATCAAGATATAAAGGTGAGTGTTAAAATTACCAACAGCGGTAATGTTGCCGGTACCGAAGTAGCACAATTATACATCCGTGATGTGGTGAGCAGCGTTACAACACCAGTTATGTCGCTTAAAGGTTTCCAGCGTGTTTCACTTAATCCTGGTGAAAGCAGGGTAGTGGAGTTTACAGTTAAATCTGCAGAACTTGCTTTGTGGAACAGGCAAATGAAACATGTAGTTGAGCCCGGCGAATTTAAAGTAATGGTGGGCAGTTCATCAGCAGATATCCGCCAGCAGGGAAGTTTCCGGGTAACTGCCAATTAA
- a CDS encoding GH92 family glycosyl hydrolase, with product MRKSLFILILFCCSKAMAQNGQEENSGAGNLKYIDPRIGNVGQLLEPTRPTAQLPNQVIRMYPERANYKDDQISSFPLTIVSHRLGEVFSLKPINNTPVAASWQQKQAYDNDLEVTRPWYYSTYLIDDDITVEFTPGKKTGIYKFTFPQNAANKSLLFGQYNNAPGSFKFTSGNTLTGVETYHDNIKVYMYGVFSTVGKFGTERKGHLADSTAIEGKGIGAWVSFADKNTNVVEFRYAISYISAAQAMANFNEEIKGKEFNEIKRSGENAWASVVDKIEVEGGTEAQRRSFYSAYYRCNERMVDITEDGQYYSGYDNKIHQTQRPFYVDDWTWDTYLALHPLRAIVNPAMESDMLNSYVTMYQQSGWMPTFPVLFGDHACMNGFHSSVMILDDYRKGIKGFDTQQAYNGMLKNATQATMLPWRNGPKGELEDFYYAKGYFPALRPSEKETVAMVHPFEKRQAVAVTLGGSYDDWAVSEFAKELGKTKDAETFSLRAKNYKNLWNEQLKMFMPKDNKGQWIMIDPKFDGGMGGRDYYDENNGWTYLWQVQHDVNGLIGLMGGKHDFEAKLDQLFREPLDRSQYEFWAKFPDATGLVGQYSMGNEPSFHIPYLYNYTAPWKAQKRVRFLLDVWYKDNIFGIPGDEDGGGMSAFVVFSSMGFYPITPGVPMYTIGSPVFSKVTIKLPNGKQFKLVANNCSVVNKYIQSAKLNGQTLNTPWFTHDQLTGGGVLELEMGPKPNKTWGVQ from the coding sequence ATGAGGAAATCTCTGTTTATACTTATACTTTTTTGTTGTAGTAAGGCCATGGCGCAAAATGGCCAGGAAGAAAATTCCGGCGCTGGTAACCTGAAATACATAGACCCACGCATTGGCAACGTAGGCCAGTTGCTTGAACCTACAAGGCCAACTGCACAACTGCCCAATCAAGTGATCCGAATGTATCCGGAAAGGGCTAATTACAAAGATGATCAGATCTCGAGCTTTCCGCTTACCATCGTCTCGCACCGTTTAGGCGAAGTGTTCTCGTTAAAGCCGATCAATAACACACCTGTTGCTGCATCATGGCAGCAAAAGCAAGCTTATGATAACGATTTGGAGGTAACCCGCCCATGGTATTATTCAACCTATTTAATCGACGACGATATAACCGTCGAATTTACCCCCGGCAAAAAAACGGGTATCTATAAGTTTACTTTCCCACAAAATGCAGCCAATAAAAGCCTTTTGTTCGGTCAGTACAACAATGCGCCCGGCTCATTCAAATTTACTTCGGGCAACACCTTAACAGGCGTAGAAACCTATCATGATAATATTAAAGTTTACATGTATGGCGTTTTCAGCACCGTCGGTAAATTCGGGACGGAGAGAAAAGGCCATTTGGCAGATTCAACCGCTATCGAAGGTAAAGGGATCGGTGCATGGGTAAGTTTCGCTGATAAAAACACCAATGTAGTTGAGTTCAGATACGCTATTTCTTACATCAGCGCCGCGCAGGCTATGGCCAACTTTAACGAAGAAATTAAAGGCAAAGAATTTAACGAGATCAAGAGATCAGGAGAAAATGCCTGGGCCAGTGTGGTAGATAAAATTGAGGTAGAAGGTGGTACCGAGGCACAACGCAGATCGTTCTACTCAGCTTACTACCGTTGTAACGAGCGGATGGTTGATATTACTGAAGACGGCCAATATTACAGTGGTTACGATAACAAGATCCACCAAACACAACGCCCGTTTTATGTGGACGATTGGACATGGGATACTTACCTCGCTCTACACCCGCTGAGGGCTATTGTTAATCCTGCCATGGAATCAGACATGCTGAACTCTTATGTAACCATGTATCAGCAAAGCGGTTGGATGCCAACTTTCCCGGTTCTGTTTGGCGATCATGCCTGTATGAATGGTTTCCACTCATCAGTAATGATTTTGGATGACTATCGCAAAGGCATTAAAGGTTTTGATACCCAACAAGCTTATAACGGCATGCTGAAAAATGCAACCCAGGCTACCATGTTGCCGTGGAGAAACGGCCCTAAAGGCGAATTGGAAGATTTTTACTATGCAAAAGGCTATTTCCCGGCGTTAAGACCAAGTGAAAAAGAAACAGTAGCAATGGTGCACCCATTTGAAAAAAGACAAGCTGTAGCAGTAACGCTTGGCGGTAGTTATGACGACTGGGCTGTAAGCGAATTTGCTAAAGAACTGGGTAAAACTAAAGATGCAGAAACCTTTAGCCTGCGTGCTAAAAACTATAAAAATTTGTGGAACGAGCAGCTGAAAATGTTTATGCCGAAAGACAACAAAGGCCAATGGATTATGATTGACCCTAAGTTTGATGGTGGCATGGGCGGCCGTGATTATTACGACGAAAACAATGGCTGGACTTACTTATGGCAAGTACAGCATGATGTTAACGGATTAATCGGGTTAATGGGTGGCAAGCACGATTTTGAAGCCAAACTTGATCAACTGTTCCGCGAACCGCTTGACAGGTCGCAATATGAGTTTTGGGCCAAGTTTCCGGATGCTACAGGTTTGGTTGGCCAATACTCAATGGGTAATGAGCCAAGCTTCCACATCCCATATCTATACAATTACACCGCACCATGGAAAGCTCAGAAACGCGTTCGCTTTTTGTTAGATGTGTGGTATAAGGATAACATCTTCGGTATCCCTGGCGATGAAGATGGTGGTGGCATGTCGGCATTTGTGGTGTTTAGCTCTATGGGCTTTTATCCAATTACGCCGGGTGTGCCAATGTATACCATCGGTAGCCCGGTGTTTAGTAAGGTGACTATTAAATTGCCTAATGGGAAGCAATTTAAACTGGTGGCCAATAACTGCTCGGTTGTGAATAAATACATCCAAAGCGCAAAGCTAAACGGACAAACTTTAAATACGCCATGGTTTACGCACGATCAATTAACCGGCGGGGGAGTACTTGAATTAGAGATGGGGCCTAAACCTAATAAAACCTGGGGAGTGCAATAG
- a CDS encoding GDSL-type esterase/lipase family protein — protein sequence MIKKLICFLLVLQVCHVCKAVTKVACIGASITYGATVKNREHNSYPAQLQTMLGNKYQVNNYGVSSCTMLKHGDHSYWNTKEYQAALASNPNIVFIDLGGNDAKLVNRVYLNEYTADCKAMAAAFAALPTHPRVILLLPVVSFDKDTTGIWDPVIVNQVMPKMRQAAYDDKLEVIDIHSLLVNHPELMPDKIHPDSTGSRIIARRLHDQLVIKRDPGFNIFNAIDQQKSESQFYGYACADFTLNGHQCKVVKPKWSAPQHPWVWRARFWGHEPQTDIALLERGFHIVYCDVAELFGNAEAIAQWNQFYDELHKGGLGPKAVMEGMSRGAVYALNWAAVNPTKVACVYIDNPLLDMKSWPAGLGKVVPPANEELKQFKADYHLETDEQVRNFKGSPIDKVADIVKGHYPILILCADADEAAIPDENTLPFEKQMKALGGSITVLHKPGFKHHPHSLPNPTPIVEFILNSTQL from the coding sequence ATGATAAAGAAACTGATATGCTTTTTATTGGTGCTGCAGGTATGCCATGTGTGTAAAGCGGTTACCAAAGTAGCCTGTATAGGCGCAAGTATTACCTATGGCGCAACAGTAAAAAATCGGGAACATAATTCGTATCCGGCACAGCTTCAAACCATGCTGGGCAACAAATACCAGGTTAATAATTATGGCGTAAGCAGCTGCACTATGCTCAAGCACGGCGATCATTCTTATTGGAACACCAAAGAATATCAGGCCGCTTTAGCAAGCAATCCCAATATTGTTTTTATCGATCTGGGAGGTAATGATGCCAAATTGGTTAACCGGGTTTATTTGAACGAGTATACTGCTGATTGTAAAGCCATGGCTGCGGCATTTGCTGCATTGCCTACGCACCCGCGTGTGATATTATTGTTGCCAGTAGTTTCTTTTGATAAAGATACTACTGGTATCTGGGACCCGGTTATTGTAAACCAGGTGATGCCAAAAATGCGCCAGGCGGCTTATGATGATAAGTTGGAGGTGATAGATATTCATTCACTTTTAGTTAATCATCCTGAATTAATGCCCGATAAAATCCATCCTGACTCTACAGGTTCTAGGATTATTGCCCGCCGTTTGCACGATCAACTGGTTATCAAAAGGGATCCCGGCTTCAATATTTTTAATGCAATTGATCAGCAGAAAAGTGAAAGCCAGTTTTATGGGTATGCTTGTGCCGATTTTACATTGAATGGGCATCAGTGCAAAGTGGTTAAACCAAAATGGTCGGCACCGCAGCATCCCTGGGTTTGGCGGGCACGTTTCTGGGGACATGAGCCCCAGACTGACATTGCTTTGTTAGAGCGTGGCTTCCATATCGTTTATTGTGATGTGGCCGAGTTATTTGGCAATGCCGAAGCCATAGCGCAATGGAACCAATTTTATGATGAATTGCATAAAGGAGGCCTGGGGCCAAAAGCAGTAATGGAGGGCATGAGCAGGGGAGCAGTCTACGCCTTAAACTGGGCGGCTGTAAATCCTACCAAGGTAGCCTGTGTATATATCGATAACCCCTTATTGGATATGAAATCCTGGCCTGCTGGTTTGGGTAAAGTAGTCCCTCCGGCAAATGAAGAATTAAAGCAATTTAAGGCTGATTATCACTTGGAAACAGATGAGCAAGTACGAAACTTTAAAGGCAGCCCGATTGACAAGGTAGCCGACATTGTTAAAGGACATTATCCCATCCTGATACTTTGTGCGGATGCAGATGAGGCCGCAATTCCCGACGAGAACACCCTGCCGTTTGAAAAACAGATGAAAGCATTGGGCGGAAGCATCACGGTACTTCATAAACCAGGCTTTAAGCATCACCCGCACAGTCTGCCTAATCCAACGCCAATTGTGGAGTTTATTCTTAATTCAACCCAATTATAA
- a CDS encoding glycoside hydrolase family 71/99-like protein, whose protein sequence is MIRLKLAFLSWIVLCAVYTVQAQNVHSKTTLYPTYKGLVMAGYQGWFRAAGDGTSARGYSYGNEKQSSIDMWPDVTEYEKTYETPFKNADGKPSRMFSSADKSTVDLHFKWMQQYGVDGVFMQRFYGNVKARDKESSAIIQNAFEAASKYKRAIAVMYDLSGLNPGEDCSAIIEDWKYMVDQIKVTNQSGTKTYLHENGKPVVCIWGAGFPDRPYNIRNIGLDRLIDFLKNDPVYGGCAVMLGVPNSWRTLRADCVSDPYLHQLIKQCDIVLPWAVQRYSPLLHNDIDRYRDDIIDDIKWCRENNLEYVPCVYPGFSWHNLSLHAFPDDIKPNASIPRQGGRFYWQMMSTAMSAGASMLYVAMFDEINEGTAIFKVTDHPPVTPAGNGVHFTDLEGVPSDRYLWLTGEAAKMLKREKPLVFKMPVQGASK, encoded by the coding sequence ATGATAAGACTAAAACTCGCTTTTTTGAGCTGGATAGTGCTTTGTGCTGTATATACTGTACAGGCTCAAAATGTACATAGTAAAACTACCCTATACCCAACCTACAAAGGGCTGGTAATGGCCGGTTACCAGGGCTGGTTTAGGGCGGCCGGTGACGGCACCAGTGCCCGTGGATATTCTTACGGTAACGAAAAACAATCGAGTATTGATATGTGGCCCGATGTTACCGAATACGAAAAAACTTACGAAACCCCGTTCAAAAATGCCGACGGGAAACCATCACGCATGTTTAGTTCGGCCGATAAAAGTACGGTTGATCTGCACTTTAAATGGATGCAACAGTATGGCGTAGATGGCGTTTTTATGCAGCGTTTTTACGGCAATGTAAAAGCTCGTGACAAAGAATCATCAGCCATTATACAGAATGCTTTTGAAGCTGCTTCTAAATATAAACGTGCTATTGCTGTGATGTACGATTTGTCGGGTTTAAACCCTGGTGAAGATTGTTCGGCAATTATTGAGGACTGGAAATACATGGTTGATCAGATTAAGGTAACCAACCAATCAGGTACTAAAACCTACCTGCACGAAAACGGTAAACCTGTGGTATGTATCTGGGGAGCTGGGTTTCCTGATCGTCCTTACAACATCCGCAACATCGGTCTTGATAGGCTGATTGATTTTTTAAAGAATGACCCCGTATATGGTGGCTGCGCGGTTATGCTGGGCGTACCAAACTCCTGGCGTACCCTGCGTGCCGATTGCGTTAGCGACCCTTACCTGCACCAGTTAATTAAACAATGTGATATCGTGTTGCCATGGGCTGTACAACGTTATTCGCCTTTATTGCATAACGACATCGACCGTTACCGTGATGATATTATTGACGATATTAAATGGTGCCGCGAAAATAACCTGGAGTATGTGCCTTGTGTGTATCCGGGTTTCAGCTGGCATAATCTGAGTCTTCATGCTTTCCCTGATGATATTAAGCCCAATGCTTCAATACCAAGGCAAGGCGGCCGTTTCTACTGGCAAATGATGTCAACAGCCATGTCGGCAGGGGCAAGTATGCTGTATGTGGCCATGTTTGATGAAATTAACGAAGGCACTGCCATCTTTAAAGTAACCGATCATCCACCGGTAACACCTGCCGGAAACGGCGTACATTTCACTGATCTGGAAGGTGTACCATCAGATCGCTACCTGTGGTTAACAGGGGAGGCTGCTAAAATGCTGAAAAGAGAAAAACCATTGGTGTTTAAAATGCCGGTACAGGGCGCATCCAAATAA